CACCCAACGCCACGAAGAGCAGGTTATCTTCCAGGACGGAATGTGAAACCGCCAGGTGATGGTTCAGCAGGCTCGCTTCCGAACGGGTTACCTTGCCCTCCTTCATCTGGTCAATCATCAGTGCTCCTCCGTAGGCCAGTCCCACGATGTAGCCGATCAACCAGAGGAATGCGGTACTCCCGGGCAGTCCGAAGAGGGTGAGCAGCGGTTCAATCGCCCGGCTGAGCTTAGGGATTAGCCGATAGGCTTCCAGCACGCTGTAGAGCAGGTTCAGGAGGAAGACGATAACCAGGATGAGCAAGGCTATATGGAGTGAGCTCTTCAGCCAGAGAATCAGCAGTGTTCCCAATGAGGTGGCTGTGACTACGTTTCCCTGTGCGAAAAGAGGCATTCCCATCTCTGCGGGGAGAATCAGGTTGAGCAGCACCCCCACGACGATGCTCATAGCGATGCGCAACAGTGTCATCGCCCAGAAGGAGGTTCCTGTCTTGGCTTGTATGGCGCTCTCCACAGGTAGGTTGTGGGAGATCTGGCACATCAGCGCCAGGATGGTCAGCTCACGCAGGGTAATTGGCAGAGAGGTAATGATTGCCAGGGGAGCGTAAAGCGGAAGGAAGATGCTGGTGATGAAGACGATGGCGGTGCTACCTGGGAGACCCATGTTGACAAAAAGCGGATCGAGGAAGCCGGCCAGCCATGCCAGTGCCCCGAAATAATCGAGCAAGCGCACCAGCAGCGATATAGGCAGGATGATGCGCAACAGCCAGAGGGTGGTGCGACCCGACTTGCCGGCGGCCTGCAGCATCAACTTTTTCCAGGATTGCTTTTGCATGGGTTACTGTTTGAACATGCGGTCCATCGCCCGTTTATCCTCTTTCTCCTTCAGCGACTGTCGTTTGTCGTACTGTTTTTTTCCTTTTGCCACGGCGATCACCAACTTGGCAAGCCCCTTGTCGTTGATGAAGAGCCGCACAGGGATGATGGTGAAGCCGGTCTCCCGTGTAAGTCGCAGCAGCTTCTGCAGCTCTTTCCTGTTGAGCAGCAGTTTGCGGTCGCGCCGGGCACTGTGGTTGTTGTAGGTGCCGTAAAAATATTCGGCGATGTGCATGTTCCTCACCCAGCATTGTCCTTTCTCAAGCAAGCAGTAGCTGTCCACCAAGCTGGCCTTGCCCAACCGGATCGATTTAATCTCGGTACCGGTAAGCACCATCCCTGCGGTGAAGGTCTCCACCAGTTCATAATCGAAGGTGGCCCTTTTGTTCTTTATGTTGATGGAAGAGTGGTTCATTATTGGATGAAAAATGAAAAGAGTGCGTGAATAAATGCTGGCACCAGGATCACCAGTGCAGATGCAGTAATGATAAAAGCACCTCTTTTATGTGCAGGCACCTTTAGAAAATAGATGGCCCCCATATGCACCAGATGAATGGTGTAAAGAGCCAGTAGCCAGAGGATGAAAAAATCGGACATAAATGGAATAAGACAATACAACAGGTACATCACTACTGAAGCGTAACCGGTGAACTGCTGAAATAGGAAAAGGTTCTGCTTCAGTGCAAATCGCTCAGCTATCTCATTGAGGATATAAGAGATGATCACATAGGCACCGAAGACAGCAACCATAGAGATGATGCTTTTCTTCAATGCATTCTCCAGGTCACCGTCGCGCGTGAACCATAGTCCCCCCACAAAAGCTGCCAGTGCTATGAGGCCGAAAATTGGATAGAGAAAACGATTGAGAAAATCGGTTCGATTTCTTTTTTCTCTCTCCAGCTCCTTCCATGCCATCGGTGATGCAACAAGCAACTGTGCTACAATTGCAAAAAGTTCTCTCCACATTCCTTTCCGATTTTGGT
This genomic window from Dysgonomonadaceae bacterium zrk40 contains:
- a CDS encoding DUF1282 family protein, with protein sequence MWRELFAIVAQLLVASPMAWKELEREKRNRTDFLNRFLYPIFGLIALAAFVGGLWFTRDGDLENALKKSIISMVAVFGAYVIISYILNEIAERFALKQNLFLFQQFTGYASVVMYLLYCLIPFMSDFFILWLLALYTIHLVHMGAIYFLKVPAHKRGAFIITASALVILVPAFIHALFSFFIQ
- the smpB gene encoding SsrA-binding protein SmpB, with the protein product MNHSSINIKNKRATFDYELVETFTAGMVLTGTEIKSIRLGKASLVDSYCLLEKGQCWVRNMHIAEYFYGTYNNHSARRDRKLLLNRKELQKLLRLTRETGFTIIPVRLFINDKGLAKLVIAVAKGKKQYDKRQSLKEKEDKRAMDRMFKQ
- a CDS encoding nucleoside recognition domain-containing protein is translated as MQKQSWKKLMLQAAGKSGRTTLWLLRIILPISLLVRLLDYFGALAWLAGFLDPLFVNMGLPGSTAIVFITSIFLPLYAPLAIITSLPITLRELTILALMCQISHNLPVESAIQAKTGTSFWAMTLLRIAMSIVVGVLLNLILPAEMGMPLFAQGNVVTATSLGTLLILWLKSSLHIALLILVIVFLLNLLYSVLEAYRLIPKLSRAIEPLLTLFGLPGSTAFLWLIGYIVGLAYGGALMIDQMKEGKVTRSEASLLNHHLAVSHSVLEDNLLFVALGVSLWWILAVRFTIAFAVVWLRRFWLTLRNRWITF